aattaatgaataattctaaaaaataatatgttataattaaaataaaatcaataaatgtatGTAATTGTAATTTTCTCTTATTGTTTTTCTCTATTTCATGTTTTGCACTTGTTGGGTCAGTGGAACAATATTAACAAACCATCAATTAATAAACAGTgacagttaaatattttaaattactgtatgCAAGACaagaaatattcaataaatatgataaaatatagaataaaataaactttaaactgtGATCTTTGCCTCTCTATATCATGTCCTTTCAGTCAACATGTTTTACAAGTTAGTGTGTGAGAGGCTTAATGAATTAGAGCCCTGCTGGAGACTCCACACCTCAGCTGACCAGTAATTAACAATTAAAAGATTTTAACTATCCCTCTCCAAATCCTGTTGTGTTCCAGCTCAAGGAACTGATGTCACAGGTCTTCTGTTCAATGAAACTATACACAgctttctctgtttttagtgtacAGAGTATCTGTGAGGATCTTGATTACAGTTTGTTGTATCATGCTATGGTGGTTTATGTATGTGATTGTGCCCGCATTGACCTGTGCGATTTCGTGTGGTCTCCGCTGAACTTGATAGCATTCTACCAAAGGCTGCACTTTGCTCCCAGACAGCTGCACAAAGGTCATGGGCACTGCCGAGAGTCATTGTGAAATCCTGATGAATGTCTGGCACATGGACCGTCTCAGAAGAATAAGATTTGAAGTATCAGCTAAAGGTTGAAGCATCTAAACAAAGTTTTTTATAGACCTTATGAAATGTAAATCTGCAGAGATAGAGCTATAGTAACCTTGTTGTATATAGTGTGTCAGTTATACTTGATATACTTGTAGTcaacataaaactaaaactttggAGTGAAAGGTTGAAAGCATATATTGTGGAGAAGCCTTTACGTCCTTCTCTACCTCACAAAAACATTGGTGTTGATTTGAtcgtgaaaataattttttttttcactgtcaaGTTCAGCTCTGTATAAAGATGCAGTACCAAAGCCATAAAAATTCTGTGTGACGGCCTTGTTTTCAGCCTTAGGGAGTCTGTATTAAGCATTGGACTTCTGTggtctgttttaaatgtaatggATCAGGTGGCTCATTTAAGGATAGGCCGACATGCGGACCACAGTATGACCATGTTTCCGCCCTACCGAAGGCATCTTGGCCATCTGTCACAGAAATTCCCCCTTCTGCCCAGAGTCTGGGACACACATACATGCAACCATGCAGCTTGGAAGAATACAGCCATTGCAGAATCTTCTTTTATAACATACTACAGTTTTTAAGTGCTGAAATTGATGATTATGCCTACTTAATAAACACTAAATTGTGGATTTGGTCAATTTTAAGGAAAAGAAACAGCAAGATAGAGAATTATATCACAAAAGAAGCTAATTTCAGACACTTATAGTGTGTCTCCCTACAATAAGGTGCAAAACTGTAACTGGGTAAGTATGCATTAAAAAGGTGGTAATATTTACAATTTAggtattaatatttacttttaaagtactaatatgtacctttaaggtaatGATATGTATTTTTAGGGGTAAAGATGTACCgtagggtactgccccagtgacagcccTGTACCTTCTCACTTAGCAAGTTTATGAGGTTCATGCTACTATTTCCCATCATTCTCAGCATTAGAAGGATAAAATGTGTATGACTTGAATTACAGATAATGATTTAATGgttttgtctttgttgttttatattatggTATAGTACTTTAATTTTTAGCTTGACAGCCATTTGGTTAAATACAAGACctaaaaaactatattaatgcattatttttctgcTGATTGCTAGGGTCTTGATCAccctgtctgggtttattttgcaacaaTACATTAGCAGTAGCTTATATTGAAATAACCTGTCAGAGATAAACAGTTACAGTCACCTTGTCAGAAGATCTGACCAAATCATTGATCAAGCTTTTTGTGTTGCACATCTCGATAAAAGCAACTGCTTGAAGCTGTGTTCATGTTAATTTAATCTTagattaatttgatttgatcttcATCTTGATGAATGATGAAACAAGGTAACGGATTGCAACACTATCAGTATTGGCAAAAAGTTACAACCTTTGCCCTGTGTGTGTCCTTGTACTACGTTAGATAgcttatgtgtgtttgtgccgGTACAAACTACTTTTACCATGTACTCTTATATAGCTCTCCATCAGCTGTGGACTGAATGGTTACAGCAGCAGGGCTTAATGGATTCTCTTAGTGAAGTGTCCTCTTACATTTATGTACTTAAACAgcatattatttcattttatgccTTAATAACGGAGGTAATTGATGTTCTGCAAAGACACACGTTTCCACAGGTACTTAATGTTCCTTTGGGCACATACTTACCCTGTTCTCTGATGAAACATAGTATGCGTCATGATATATTTATAGAGACCTGTAACACTGACCTGTATGATTGTTTGCTTTATACATTACAAGTTAAAGATTTGCAATAATTAcgattttcagttgttttttaaaaagtctctcaaagtctcttatgctcaccaaggctgcatatatttgataaaaaatacaaaacattaatattatgaaatattattacagtttaagaaaactgttttctaatttaatatatttcaaaatggaatttattcctgtgatgcaaagctacattttcattAGATATTATTCCAGTCTTTTTGATCCTTAAATGCAACCttaatgagcataaaagactttattcaaaagcattaaatatctgtttttttaagtgtgtCTATGATCAATGATGTCATCAGCAATCATTTTAGTGCTAAATTTTAATTGCTCCTGTCATGTCTAATATTaatctctctttttgtctcttcACAGACACTAGTGCTCTTAATTCACCCCCCTCTCAACCACCACCCCTGAGCTCCATGGTGGGTCATCCGTCCGTCATCAGTTCGTCCCGCCCTCTGCAGTCGCCTGTGAACACTCTGGGCTCATCCATGAATGGCCTGGCCTCACCCTACTCAGTCATCTGCCCTTCTCTGGGTTCACCGTCCATTTCCTTGCCGTCTACTCCCAGTATGGGCTTTAACACCCTCAGCAGCCCACAGGTAAGATGCTTTCCGTAATTCTGTACTCTCTCAGACTGTCACCAACATGTTACTCTCTCTCATAAATTAAAATTTGCCCTATATGTACCATTTAGAGACAAGTGAgatacaaagatgtaccttttagcttttgtactttAAGGTGCTgatccagtgacagctttgtacctttattttctgagagtgtatggaTGCCCTCCTGTTAAAAGAGGTCAgcttatgtgtgtctgtgtgtgtgtctcatttcTCCCTGGAGGCCAGAGAAAGCCATTGAGTCAGACAAACATTACAGGCTTTTAGTCCAATGAAAGGACATCAATAACTATGAACTTACAGTACATGGGGcaagtaagtgagtgtgtgttatGAATCATGATAGACATACAGGGTCTAAATGTACTTGAaattatattgaatttaaaagaaaatgtgtaaaaaaaaaaaaaaaaaagtgaaaatcttGTAATGCTGGTAGCATGTGGAATTAATTGTGCATGGTGATTCTTATTCTGAAATCCTGTACATGGGTGTTTCTTTTTTGGATTTCAATCTTACCAAAGTAAAGGCAAAATTccctcaaaataaaattaaataatttgtattcgACTTTCTAAAACAATTGGTGATCAAAGAGTGAAATGAtcatatttattgtgtgaaaatggGTTTTTACTTATTACAACAGAAGGTAAAGAAAAACCAAATAATATCATAcaattttgttgtattatttccaaccaagctgtaattttgtcaagttataaaaaagtgagaaagtttcattttgaaaagtaTTTAGAGTTCATAAGCTGTTCAATATTTCAAATGTCATTTCCCTTAGTATAATTTCTGTAAAAGAATGTCatcaaaaccattattttaatttcatttatattcttgttaactattacagtatttaataatattttgatttaggtttttttttcagttttaattttaaagtatattttgatgcgcttttgtcattttattaaatttatttatttctctaaaactttggttttatttaagtttttcatgtaatatttgtaCTATCAGCattatttttcagctttatttcaattaccaggttttaacttttttaattttaatttttttaatttttcaaaagaaGCAGCCATATACAAACACGTAATTCACTGAAAATAAGGCTCACTGAATcgactttctttctttattcctgTGGTATGGCCATGTACTGTCACCTACAGGCTGAATGCTGCAGTGCAGAAAACAACATGTGATGGAAAAATTGTGAATTCTcccagagagggagagagacacaaATCTCCCCTCCCCTTTGAAATGTTATGTCAGCGCTCTCACAGCTACTTGTGTAATGGCTTTGCAAGGGTGGcgtctgtttttgtgtgtttgtgagtgttttctTGGGTttgtgtagtttgtgtgtgtgtctgctgtgcTGAAAGGACACAAACAGTCTGCTGCTGTATTGTGACATAAAGTCTATTCCTGATTACACTAAATAAGCTGTTTCTGTCTCTCCTCATTTCTCTTCCTGTCTCCCAGATGAACTGTTTAAATGTGAATAGCTCAGAAGACATCAAGCCTCCACCAGGATTGGCTCCGCTGAGTAACATGAGCAGCTATCAGTGCAGCAGCCCTGGATCCCTCTCCAAACACATCTGTGCCATTTGTGGGGACCGGTCTTCAGGTACAACAACACAGGGATTGTTTAGTTGTTGCATTTTCTTTTGGTTTGGAAGTTAATGCAAGACACATCTCTATCTCTTCTGAGGTTCAGTATGGTTGTGTTTGCAGGGAAGCACTATGGTGTTTACAGTTGTGAAGGTTGTAAAGGCTTCTTTAAGAGGACCATCAGAAAAGACCTGACCTACACGTGTCGAGACAGCAAAGAGTGCCTGATCGACAAACGCCAGCGGAACCGCTGCCAATATTGCCGCTATCAGAAGTGCCTGGCCACGGGCATGAAGCGGGAAGGTTTGTATTTGTGGGTTTTCTATCCATAAACCAATGattttttgaatagtttttaaattgcttatgtttttttttggttttcgttttttgttttgtttcggtttggtgttttgttttttgacttgctttgttttgttttgttttattttgttttgctttggtgttttgttttgtttctgtttggttttttgttttgttttgtgctttttgcaGCCTTTGTGGCCAGAAGAGATTTTATTTTCAACACATATTAATATCATGCTTTAATATTATgctaaataacataaatattagtatatatatttgcataaaattcaaggcattaatgtttgcctacaaaaccaccactggctctgcaccccttcacctaaattcattacttcagacttatgtgccctctagaagcttgtgttctgcaagtgaacattgctTTATTGtcccatcccaaagaggcacaaaatcactctcacagacttttaaatgaaatgttccctcctggtggaatgacctgcccaactcaatccttagccatcttcaagaatcggctaaaaacacatcttttccatctttttttttttaccctctaactctagcactctctattctaattctaattctattctaaaaaagaaaaaaagtatcccTTTTAGACTTacactctattcatttacagcttgttttcttaaaaaaaaaacactagcttttctaatctttttgtattctatctgtttactttttatttattattattaacagagagttgttatagcacttatatatcattgctcttttgttgattttgattgcttccattgtcctcatttgtaagtcgctttggataaaagcatctgctaaattactaaatgtaatgtatattatatttctatataatcttacattatattgaataaattattttgtacatttgttttcttataatgtctaaaataaaatatcaaataagtaCAATATCTAATATAACagataaaagttataaaaatgtgAGATTTCTTAAATCACTTTTAAATGTCATAATCATTAATTACAATGATTTATAATGTACTCATTTCCTTGCTCTGCTGGACCCCACAGCAGTCCAGGAAGAGAGGCAGCGTGGGAAGGAGAAAGGTGATAATGAGGTGGAATCAACAAGCAGTTTTAATGAAGACATGCCTGTGGATAAGATTCTGGATGCAGAACTTGCAGTAGAACCTAAGACTGAGACATACACCGAGAACAGTCCAGGCAACTCAGTaagacaaagacatttatatttattcatatacaatttgcacagtacatacatatatgaCTTTAGCTTTCTTTGAGAAGGTAACAACTCAAAtactctctctcattctttttctctGTCCTTTTTTTCCTCTGGTCTCCTTCTCCAGACAAATGACCCCGTCACTAATATCTGCCATGCAGCTGACAAACAACTGTTTACTCTGGTGGAGTGGGCCAAGAGAATACCCCATTTCTCTGATCTGCCTCTGGATGATCAGGTCATTTTGCTTCGAGCAGGTATGTGACACTCATACACATGTATAAACATATAGATATAAATAAGTTGCTATTAACAAACAAGCACTCTATGACAACACTTTCAGGTTCTTCTGTCGCCCCTATAAGAGCTGTTTTAGATTAGCACTTCATTTAAATCGTGTCGTTTGAACTTTCCATCAAAGTTGCTAAATCAGGAAAAACTTGGGAATTGACACacaatatgatacattttaaagaGCTATGTTCTTTAATGAACATACATAAAACTACCACCAATGTTGGTGTGTTAGTATTATGtactattgttgtttttattagcattttaaatcagcttctcattttcattttagttttgagTTTAAGTACCTAATttgcttctgtcatttttttattatttgtaaaaaatatttctataaaactttttataatttttatttctgttttagtacttaaattttttatttcggtttattatttaaaaagtatttcaaggttacgtttttcatctaatatcgacgttttatttcatttcagctttatttcaattcagTTTCGAAAATGCTTTTAGTAGTTTTGTCTAAAATAACTCCAGGTCAAAGGGTCAGACAGAACTGTGTTGGTTGTGTAAGTGGGaatgctgccctctgctggtcaaACACTTCACATGCATTCATGAAGTAGCCATCATAGTACATCACAAAGCCTTGCTAATGATGTTTTCTTCCTGCTATTCATgccatttattttcttcatgtcATTTTTCTTCTTAC
The sequence above is drawn from the Cyprinus carpio isolate SPL01 chromosome B20, ASM1834038v1, whole genome shotgun sequence genome and encodes:
- the rxrgb gene encoding retinoic acid receptor RXR-gamma-B isoform X2, translated to MWHPAVLPLHGQSHGREGGHYSHYTSALNSPPSQPPPLSSMVGHPSVISSSRPLQSPVNTLGSSMNGLASPYSVICPSLGSPSISLPSTPSMGFNTLSSPQMNCLNVNSSEDIKPPPGLAPLSNMSSYQCSSPGSLSKHICAICGDRSSGKHYGVYSCEGCKGFFKRTIRKDLTYTCRDSKECLIDKRQRNRCQYCRYQKCLATGMKREAVQEERQRGKEKGDNEVESTSSFNEDMPVDKILDAELAVEPKTETYTENSPGNSTNDPVTNICHAADKQLFTLVEWAKRIPHFSDLPLDDQVILLRAGWNELLIASFSHRSITVKDGILLGTGLHVHRSSAHSAGVGSIFNRVLTELVSKMKDMQMDKTELGCLRAIVLFNPDAKGLSNPAEVEALREKVYASLETYTKQKYPDQPGSPPIHRTQVFGAPIFL
- the rxrgb gene encoding retinoic acid receptor RXR-gamma-B isoform X1; translation: MWHPAVLPLHGQSHGREGGHYSHYTSALNSPPSQPPPLSSMVGHPSVISSSRPLQSPVNTLGSSMNGLASPYSVICPSLGSPSISLPSTPSMGFNTLSSPQMNCLNVNSSEDIKPPPGLAPLSNMSSYQCSSPGSLSKHICAICGDRSSGKHYGVYSCEGCKGFFKRTIRKDLTYTCRDSKECLIDKRQRNRCQYCRYQKCLATGMKREAVQEERQRGKEKGDNEVESTSSFNEDMPVDKILDAELAVEPKTETYTENSPGNSTNDPVTNICHAADKQLFTLVEWAKRIPHFSDLPLDDQVILLRAGWNELLIASFSHRSITVKDGILLGTGLHVHRSSAHSAGVGSIFNRVLTELVSKMKDMQMDKTELGCLRAIVLFNPDAKGLSNPAEVEALREKVYASLETYTKQKYPDQPGRFAKLLLRLPALRSIGLKCLEHLFFFKLIGDTPIDTFLMEMLEAPHQIT